One genomic window of Paeniglutamicibacter sp. Y32M11 includes the following:
- a CDS encoding alpha/beta fold hydrolase, with amino-acid sequence MPDHSQPRTRRALKSTHHIHGARVCTWTYPALDSARGVILAVHGFRGDHHGLTRIINELGDYTIIVPDLPGFGVSTPFCAPVKDEESQTSNPAPSVPAHDVAGYGEVITALRQELELGPETILLGHSFGTIVAATYLARHPGSFARLLLLNPICEPALEGSSALLSRAAGSYYAVGSWLPAPLGDALLRSRLITDATSLAMLKSKDPAMRAYVFDQHRRYFSGFTSRATLREAYGASITATVRDVAARINEPTLLVVGELDELGSVEAQRALTRRFPRARLRVINNVGHLIHYEKAPEAAALIQDFLRAPMPWARSGMPRSTYTSAPHEAAAGGSNG; translated from the coding sequence ATGCCCGATCATTCGCAGCCGCGCACTCGCCGCGCCCTGAAAAGCACCCACCACATCCACGGCGCACGGGTGTGCACCTGGACCTACCCGGCACTCGACAGCGCTCGCGGCGTGATCCTGGCCGTGCATGGCTTCCGGGGAGATCACCACGGACTCACTCGGATCATCAATGAGCTCGGCGATTACACGATTATCGTTCCGGATCTGCCCGGCTTTGGGGTTTCCACCCCGTTCTGCGCCCCCGTGAAGGACGAGGAATCACAAACGTCAAACCCGGCACCCAGCGTTCCAGCACACGATGTTGCGGGTTACGGCGAGGTCATAACCGCGCTGCGCCAGGAGCTGGAGTTGGGCCCGGAGACCATCTTGTTGGGTCATTCCTTCGGCACCATCGTCGCCGCCACGTATCTGGCTCGGCATCCGGGCAGCTTCGCCCGGCTGCTGCTGCTGAACCCGATCTGCGAACCGGCGCTCGAGGGCAGTTCGGCGTTGCTCTCCCGGGCCGCCGGCAGCTACTACGCGGTCGGCTCCTGGCTGCCCGCACCGCTGGGTGATGCTCTCCTGCGTTCGCGGCTGATCACCGACGCCACCTCACTGGCCATGCTGAAGTCCAAGGATCCGGCCATGCGGGCCTACGTTTTTGACCAACACCGCCGCTATTTCTCCGGGTTCACCTCACGTGCGACCCTGCGCGAGGCCTATGGTGCCTCCATCACCGCCACGGTGCGTGATGTTGCTGCGCGCATCAATGAACCGACCCTGCTGGTGGTGGGGGAACTTGATGAATTGGGCTCCGTGGAAGCGCAGCGGGCACTGACCCGGCGCTTCCCGCGCGCCAGACTGCGGGTCATCAACAACGTGGGACATCTGATCCACTATGAGAAGGCACCGGAGGCCGCTGCGCTGATCCAGGACTTTTTACGCGCTCCCATGCCATGGGCCCGAAGCGGGATGCCGCGCAGCACCTACACCAGCGCCCCGCACGAGGCAGCAGCTGGTGGCAGCAACGGCTAG
- a CDS encoding sugar-binding transcriptional regulator, translating to MPNMPLNTAPTSPGTGAFVQHVTSATPPRGTRGTPGHGQPRERDALRAAQLYYLQDLTMESIAKELAVSRSTVSRLLSMARRTGLVNIEINAGGDRSPVLVRELEHKFGIKVHVVPTDGALADAEILERVATHAAHVLNTLVSSGMTVGVAWGSTMQALSLALMRKPTHDTLIVQLNGAANPQTTGLTYASEILQRFGAAYTARVEQFPVPAFFDQASTREAMWREGSVRRVLGVQQGMGLAVFSLGATEAAVPSQVYRGGYLSPAESAALHEHGVVGDVATVFFDGSGSDEGIEINSRATGPTLRALRKVPRRLCVLSGAGKLRALHGALAGGLITDLVLDEGTALRLLNAPPSSSH from the coding sequence ATGCCCAACATGCCCCTGAACACGGCGCCGACCTCACCCGGGACTGGTGCTTTTGTTCAACACGTCACATCCGCGACTCCCCCACGCGGCACCCGCGGGACACCCGGACATGGCCAGCCCCGGGAGCGTGACGCACTGCGCGCCGCCCAGCTGTACTACCTCCAGGACCTCACCATGGAGTCGATCGCCAAGGAACTGGCCGTCTCGCGTTCCACCGTCTCGAGACTGCTTTCCATGGCCCGGCGCACCGGCTTGGTGAACATCGAAATCAACGCAGGTGGTGACCGCAGCCCAGTGTTGGTGCGCGAACTGGAACACAAGTTCGGCATCAAGGTCCACGTGGTGCCCACCGACGGGGCGCTCGCCGACGCCGAAATCCTCGAACGCGTGGCCACCCACGCGGCCCACGTGCTCAATACCCTGGTGTCCTCCGGGATGACGGTCGGGGTGGCATGGGGCTCCACGATGCAGGCGCTCTCCCTTGCGCTGATGCGCAAGCCAACTCACGACACGCTGATCGTTCAACTGAATGGTGCGGCCAACCCGCAGACCACCGGGCTGACCTACGCCTCGGAAATCCTGCAGCGTTTTGGTGCCGCCTACACCGCCCGGGTTGAGCAGTTCCCGGTCCCGGCGTTCTTCGATCAGGCTAGTACCCGCGAGGCCATGTGGCGGGAGGGCTCGGTGCGCCGAGTCTTGGGTGTTCAGCAGGGCATGGGGCTGGCGGTCTTCTCACTCGGCGCGACCGAGGCGGCGGTGCCCAGCCAGGTCTACCGCGGCGGTTATCTCAGCCCCGCGGAATCGGCGGCACTCCACGAACACGGCGTGGTGGGCGACGTGGCCACCGTATTTTTTGACGGCAGCGGAAGCGACGAGGGAATCGAAATCAATTCTCGGGCCACAGGTCCCACCCTCCGCGCCCTACGCAAGGTTCCCCGGCGACTCTGTGTACTCTCCGGAGCGGGCAAACTACGCGCCCTGCACGGTGCGCTGGCCGGGGGGCTGATCACCGACCTAGTGCTCGACGAGGGAACCGCACTGCGCCTGCTCAACGCCCCACCAAGCTCCAGCCATTAG
- a CDS encoding glycerol-3-phosphate dehydrogenase/oxidase: protein MAAAASHRSHLAALRSRPGAKVLIVGGGINGVATFRQLALQGVDVALIERGDYCQGASGASSHMIHGGIRYLENGEFRLVHESVQERNSLLEIAPHYVKPLRTTIPIFSTFSGILSAPVRFLTHRSGKATERGAVLIKAGLVIYDLFAGAGGRNTPWHKFRGTKGSLAELPMLRTDVKYTATYFDASVHNPERLTLDVLRDGLEANRQARAANYVSLIGHNESGARLRDELTGEEFDFDAEIIVNATGAWVDLTNGSIGAPSQFMGGTKGSHIVLDHPALLAACGGREIFFEHSDGRIVLIYPMGDRVLVGTTDIDADMSEPARCTDAEVEYFFELIRHVFPTIEVGHEQIVYKFSGVRPLPRHDDTAPGFVSRDYRIERTELAGESIMFSLVGGKWTTFRALGETLGGKVLDELGVSSTVSTRGLPIGGGKNFPESSAALQSWFGARSLLASRDRLEVLLTRYGTRADAVLDAIGPNDPTLPGCAELSVAELRYLAEHEQLGMLSDVFIRRTSLAFRGLVTNELLVQVADAIAPVLGWDAAEQARQVSECARVLTEDHGSNLALTNA, encoded by the coding sequence GTGGCAGCCGCAGCCTCCCACCGTTCCCATTTAGCCGCGCTCCGGTCCCGGCCGGGCGCCAAGGTGCTCATCGTCGGTGGTGGAATCAACGGAGTGGCGACCTTCCGGCAACTCGCCCTGCAGGGTGTGGACGTGGCCTTGATCGAGCGCGGTGACTACTGCCAAGGGGCATCGGGTGCCTCCTCGCACATGATCCACGGTGGTATTCGGTACCTGGAAAACGGCGAATTCCGGCTGGTCCATGAATCGGTGCAGGAACGCAACTCATTGCTGGAGATTGCTCCGCACTACGTCAAGCCGCTGCGCACCACCATCCCCATCTTCTCCACCTTCTCCGGCATCCTCTCCGCCCCGGTGCGGTTTCTGACCCACCGTAGCGGCAAGGCCACCGAACGCGGAGCAGTACTGATCAAGGCCGGCCTGGTGATTTACGATCTCTTCGCCGGTGCCGGTGGACGTAACACGCCATGGCACAAGTTCCGTGGCACCAAGGGCTCGCTGGCCGAGCTTCCGATGCTACGCACCGACGTGAAGTACACCGCCACCTACTTCGACGCCTCCGTCCACAACCCCGAGCGCCTCACCCTGGACGTTTTGCGTGACGGGCTGGAAGCCAACCGTCAGGCGCGAGCGGCCAATTACGTTTCGCTCATCGGCCACAACGAGTCCGGTGCCCGCTTGCGAGATGAACTCACGGGCGAAGAATTCGACTTCGACGCCGAGATCATCGTGAACGCCACCGGTGCCTGGGTGGATCTGACCAACGGATCCATCGGTGCCCCGAGTCAGTTTATGGGCGGGACCAAGGGCAGCCACATCGTGCTGGACCACCCCGCCCTGCTGGCCGCCTGTGGCGGACGCGAGATCTTCTTTGAGCACTCCGACGGGCGCATCGTGCTGATCTACCCGATGGGTGACCGCGTCCTGGTGGGGACCACCGATATTGACGCCGACATGAGCGAGCCAGCGCGCTGCACCGATGCGGAGGTCGAGTACTTCTTTGAACTCATCCGCCACGTCTTCCCCACCATCGAGGTGGGCCACGAACAGATTGTTTACAAGTTCTCCGGCGTTCGCCCGCTTCCGCGCCACGATGACACGGCCCCGGGCTTCGTCTCCCGCGATTACCGGATCGAGCGTACCGAGCTGGCCGGGGAATCCATCATGTTCTCGCTGGTCGGTGGCAAGTGGACCACCTTCCGCGCGCTCGGGGAAACCCTGGGTGGCAAGGTGCTTGATGAACTTGGGGTAAGTTCCACGGTGAGCACCCGTGGGCTGCCCATCGGTGGTGGCAAGAACTTCCCGGAGTCCTCCGCGGCCCTGCAGTCCTGGTTTGGTGCGCGTTCACTGCTCGCCTCCCGGGACCGCCTCGAGGTGCTGCTCACGCGTTATGGCACCCGGGCCGATGCGGTGCTTGATGCCATCGGCCCCAACGATCCCACCCTGCCCGGCTGTGCCGAGCTGTCGGTGGCCGAGCTGCGTTACCTCGCCGAACACGAGCAGCTGGGCATGCTCAGCGACGTGTTCATCCGGCGGACCTCGCTGGCCTTCCGCGGGCTAGTGACCAATGAACTGTTGGTGCAGGTGGCCGACGCCATCGCGCCGGTCCTCGGCTGGGACGCCGCCGAACAAGCACGCCAGGTGAGCGAATGCGCGCGCGTGCTCACCGAAGACCACGGATCGAACCTGGCCCTGACTAACGCCTGA
- a CDS encoding MIP/aquaporin family protein, translating into MSLTVFTAEFFGTMLLVLLGGGVVANVLLNKTNGRGGGPLMINFGWGLAVFAGVWVSAASGAHLNPSVTVGLWVNPDVSEFAPGVAKTLGFALIYFAAQLLGAMVGAALCFLSYKKHFDAEEDPGTKLAVFSTAPAIQAPGWNLLTEAIATFVLVFVISGFGTTPHSLGPLAVALLVVGIGASLGGPTGYAINPARDLGPRIAHALLPIRGKGGSNWSYAWIPVVGPLLGGVAGGLGAGALF; encoded by the coding sequence ATGTCTCTTACGGTCTTTACCGCCGAGTTCTTCGGCACCATGCTGCTAGTGCTCTTAGGTGGTGGTGTGGTGGCCAACGTGCTGCTCAACAAAACCAACGGGCGCGGCGGGGGCCCGCTGATGATCAACTTCGGTTGGGGTCTGGCAGTGTTTGCCGGAGTCTGGGTCTCCGCGGCCTCCGGAGCGCACCTGAATCCGTCCGTGACGGTGGGTTTGTGGGTCAACCCCGACGTGAGTGAATTTGCCCCGGGAGTCGCCAAGACCCTCGGATTTGCACTGATCTACTTTGCCGCACAGCTACTCGGGGCCATGGTGGGTGCGGCCCTGTGCTTCCTGTCCTACAAAAAGCACTTTGATGCCGAAGAGGATCCAGGCACCAAGCTGGCGGTCTTTTCCACGGCACCGGCCATTCAAGCCCCGGGCTGGAACCTGCTCACCGAGGCCATCGCCACCTTCGTCTTGGTCTTTGTGATCTCCGGATTCGGCACCACACCGCACAGTTTGGGCCCACTGGCCGTGGCACTGTTGGTGGTGGGCATCGGAGCCTCGCTGGGCGGACCCACCGGTTACGCCATTAACCCCGCACGAGACCTTGGTCCGCGCATCGCCCACGCCCTGCTGCCGATCCGCGGTAAGGGTGGCAGTAATTGGTCCTACGCGTGGATTCCGGTCGTGGGCCCACTCCTCGGCGGTGTCGCTGGTGGTCTGGGCGCGGGAGCCTTGTTCTAA
- the glpK gene encoding glycerol kinase GlpK codes for MSTYVIAIDQGTTSSRAIVFDHDGKPVSTGQMEHQQIFPHAGWVEHDAVEIWNNVREVIAVALAGGNLTRHDIAAVGITNQRETAVVWDKHTGVPVYNAIVWQDTRTQGIVEELAANGGVDRYKERVGLPLAPYFSGTKIKWILDNVDGARERAEAGDLLFGNTDTWVTWNLTGGTDGGVHITDVTNASRTLFMDLEKLEWDAQILADFAVPASMMPAIKSSSEVYGHVHSSQLLREVPIAGILGDQQAATFGQAAFDAGEAKNTYGTGCFLIFNTGKEIVRSGNGLLTTLGYKLGDADPVYALEGSIAVAGSLVQWLRDNIGMISTAAEVEVLASQVQDNGGVYIVPAFSGLFAPYWRADARGAIVGLTRYANKNHIARAALESTAFQTREVLDAVNADSGVPLTELKVDGGMVANDALMQFQADLLGVPVIRPKVTETTALGAAYAAGLAVGFWKDLGELRSNWAEDKRWEPAMEDAERDRQMRLWKKAVTRTFDWVDEDVR; via the coding sequence GTGTCCACATACGTCATCGCCATTGATCAGGGAACCACCAGCTCCCGCGCCATCGTTTTTGACCACGACGGCAAACCCGTCTCCACCGGTCAGATGGAACACCAACAGATCTTCCCGCATGCGGGCTGGGTGGAACACGACGCCGTGGAGATCTGGAACAACGTCCGTGAGGTCATCGCCGTCGCGCTGGCCGGCGGCAACCTCACCCGCCACGACATCGCCGCCGTCGGCATCACCAACCAACGCGAAACGGCAGTCGTTTGGGACAAGCACACCGGCGTGCCCGTCTACAACGCGATTGTCTGGCAGGACACCCGGACCCAGGGCATCGTGGAGGAACTGGCGGCCAATGGCGGAGTTGACCGCTACAAGGAGCGGGTCGGCCTGCCGCTGGCACCGTACTTCTCCGGTACGAAGATCAAGTGGATCCTTGACAATGTCGATGGCGCCCGCGAGCGCGCCGAGGCCGGGGACCTGCTCTTTGGCAACACCGACACCTGGGTCACCTGGAACCTCACCGGCGGAACCGATGGCGGAGTGCACATCACCGACGTCACCAACGCCTCACGCACCCTTTTTATGGACCTAGAAAAGTTGGAGTGGGATGCACAGATCCTTGCCGACTTCGCGGTGCCCGCGTCCATGATGCCGGCGATCAAATCCTCCTCCGAGGTCTACGGACACGTGCACTCCTCGCAGCTATTGCGCGAGGTCCCGATCGCGGGGATCCTCGGTGACCAGCAGGCGGCAACCTTCGGCCAAGCGGCGTTCGATGCCGGTGAAGCGAAAAATACCTACGGCACCGGCTGCTTCTTGATCTTCAACACCGGCAAAGAGATCGTGCGTTCGGGCAACGGGCTGCTCACCACCCTGGGGTACAAGCTCGGCGATGCGGACCCGGTGTACGCCCTGGAGGGCTCGATCGCCGTGGCCGGCTCGCTGGTGCAGTGGCTGCGCGATAACATCGGGATGATTTCCACCGCCGCGGAGGTGGAGGTACTGGCCTCTCAGGTGCAGGACAACGGTGGGGTGTACATCGTTCCTGCCTTCTCCGGGCTTTTTGCCCCGTATTGGCGTGCCGATGCCCGCGGGGCCATCGTGGGGTTGACCCGCTATGCCAACAAGAACCACATCGCGCGTGCCGCCCTGGAATCTACCGCCTTCCAGACCCGTGAGGTGCTTGATGCCGTCAACGCCGATTCGGGGGTTCCGCTCACCGAGCTCAAGGTTGATGGTGGGATGGTGGCCAACGATGCGCTGATGCAGTTCCAGGCCGATCTGCTCGGTGTTCCGGTGATCCGCCCCAAGGTCACCGAGACCACGGCCCTGGGCGCCGCCTATGCCGCGGGCCTGGCCGTCGGGTTCTGGAAGGATCTGGGGGAACTTCGCTCCAACTGGGCCGAGGACAAGCGCTGGGAACCTGCCATGGAGGATGCCGAGCGCGATCGCCAGATGCGCCTGTGGAAGAAGGCCGTGACGCGCACCTTCGACTGGGTTGATGAGGACGTGCGCTAG
- the leuS gene encoding leucine--tRNA ligase → MSTQPTGTDTADNESTAAAYDFHTMEAKWAPVWEKLGVFTPKDDSSAERRYVLDMFPYPSGDLHMGHAEAFAMGDVVARYWRQKGYNVMHPIGWDSFGLPAENAAIKRNAHPAEWTYANIDTQAASFKRYAISADWERRIHTSDPEYYRWTQWLFTRFYDKGLAYRKNHPVNWCPTDQTVLANEQVVNGACERCGTIVTKKSLNQWYFKITDYADRLLDDMDELKGHWPERVLAMQKNWIGRSEGAHVDFVIEATESQEAHKTTVFTTRPDTLHGATFFVVAADAELANQLVTQEHREALEAYQEQVKALSEIERQATEREKTGVFTGRYAINPLNGEKLPVWAADYVLADYGTGAIMAVPAHDQRDLDFARTFDLPVRVVVDTGAEDPAETGIATTGEGVLVNSGELNGLPKADGISRAIDIVTEAGTGEKFVNFRLRDWLLSRQRFWGTPIPIIHCADCGEVPVPDDQLPVRLPENLRGEQLAPKGTSPLAAVEEWVNVPCPTCGAPAKRDTDTMDTFVDSSWYFLRFVSPNYTEGPFDPQAVRDWMPVGQYVGGVEHAILHLLYSRFFTKVIFDLGLIDVKEPFSALLNQGQVLNGGKAMSKSLGNGVDLGQQLDKFGVDAVRLTMIFASPPEDDVDWADVSPGGSSKFLARAWRLAQDVASEVGADVTTGDKALRQITHKAVHEATGMLDGGKFNVVIAKMMELVNATRKSIDSGAGAADPAVREATEAVAIVLSLFAPYTAEDMWAALGHEPAVANAGWPTVDEALLVQDTVTAVVQIKGKVRARLEVSADISAEDLEALALKDEAVVRYLDGAAINKVIVRAPKLVNVVPAS, encoded by the coding sequence GTGAGCACCCAGCCGACCGGCACCGATACCGCTGACAACGAGTCCACAGCAGCGGCCTACGACTTCCACACGATGGAAGCCAAGTGGGCCCCGGTGTGGGAAAAACTCGGCGTCTTCACGCCCAAGGACGATTCCAGCGCCGAACGCCGCTACGTGCTTGATATGTTCCCCTACCCCTCCGGCGACCTGCACATGGGTCACGCCGAGGCCTTCGCCATGGGGGATGTGGTAGCGCGCTATTGGCGCCAAAAGGGCTACAACGTGATGCACCCGATTGGTTGGGACTCCTTCGGTCTGCCGGCCGAGAACGCCGCCATCAAGCGCAATGCCCACCCCGCCGAGTGGACGTACGCGAACATCGACACCCAGGCCGCCAGCTTTAAGCGCTACGCGATCTCCGCCGACTGGGAACGGCGCATCCACACCTCGGACCCGGAGTACTACCGCTGGACCCAGTGGCTGTTCACCCGCTTCTACGACAAGGGCCTGGCCTACCGCAAGAACCACCCGGTGAACTGGTGCCCGACCGACCAGACCGTGTTGGCCAACGAGCAGGTTGTTAACGGTGCCTGCGAACGCTGCGGCACCATCGTGACCAAGAAGTCGCTGAACCAGTGGTACTTCAAGATCACCGATTACGCGGACCGCCTGCTTGATGACATGGACGAGCTGAAGGGCCACTGGCCCGAGCGCGTGCTGGCCATGCAGAAGAACTGGATCGGCCGCTCCGAGGGCGCCCACGTTGACTTCGTCATCGAAGCCACCGAGTCCCAGGAAGCCCACAAGACCACGGTCTTCACCACGCGCCCGGACACGCTGCACGGCGCCACCTTCTTTGTGGTGGCCGCCGACGCCGAGCTGGCCAATCAGCTGGTCACGCAGGAACACCGCGAAGCCCTCGAGGCCTACCAGGAGCAGGTCAAGGCGCTTTCCGAGATCGAACGCCAGGCCACCGAACGCGAAAAGACCGGTGTTTTCACCGGCCGCTACGCCATCAACCCGCTTAACGGGGAAAAGCTGCCCGTCTGGGCCGCGGACTACGTGCTGGCCGACTACGGCACCGGAGCGATCATGGCCGTGCCCGCGCACGACCAGCGCGACCTGGACTTCGCCCGCACCTTCGACCTGCCGGTACGCGTGGTCGTTGATACCGGCGCCGAGGACCCGGCCGAAACCGGCATTGCGACCACCGGTGAAGGTGTTTTGGTGAACTCCGGTGAGCTGAACGGCCTGCCCAAGGCCGACGGCATTTCCCGCGCCATCGACATCGTGACCGAGGCCGGCACCGGTGAGAAGTTTGTGAACTTCCGCCTGCGTGACTGGCTCCTGAGCCGTCAGCGCTTCTGGGGCACGCCGATCCCGATCATTCACTGCGCCGACTGTGGTGAGGTCCCGGTTCCCGATGACCAGCTGCCGGTGCGCCTGCCGGAGAATCTGCGCGGCGAGCAGCTGGCGCCCAAGGGCACCTCCCCGCTGGCAGCCGTCGAGGAATGGGTCAACGTACCCTGCCCCACCTGTGGTGCCCCCGCCAAGCGCGACACCGACACCATGGACACCTTTGTCGACTCCTCCTGGTACTTCCTGCGCTTCGTTTCCCCGAACTACACCGAGGGTCCCTTTGACCCGCAGGCGGTTCGTGACTGGATGCCGGTGGGCCAGTACGTGGGCGGCGTTGAGCACGCGATTTTGCACCTGCTCTACTCGCGCTTCTTCACCAAGGTCATCTTCGATCTGGGTCTGATCGATGTGAAGGAACCCTTCAGCGCCCTGTTGAACCAGGGGCAGGTGCTCAACGGCGGCAAGGCCATGAGCAAGTCGCTGGGCAATGGTGTGGATCTGGGTCAGCAGCTGGATAAGTTCGGTGTTGACGCCGTGCGCCTGACCATGATCTTCGCCTCCCCGCCGGAGGACGACGTGGACTGGGCAGATGTGTCCCCGGGTGGTTCCTCCAAGTTCTTGGCCCGCGCTTGGCGCCTGGCCCAGGACGTGGCCAGTGAGGTGGGAGCGGATGTCACCACCGGGGATAAGGCACTGCGCCAGATCACCCACAAGGCCGTCCACGAGGCGACCGGGATGCTTGACGGTGGCAAGTTCAACGTTGTCATCGCCAAGATGATGGAGCTGGTCAACGCGACCCGCAAGAGCATCGACTCCGGTGCCGGTGCGGCGGATCCCGCGGTACGCGAGGCCACCGAGGCCGTGGCCATCGTGCTCTCGCTCTTCGCCCCGTACACCGCCGAGGACATGTGGGCGGCACTGGGCCACGAACCGGCCGTCGCCAACGCCGGCTGGCCGACCGTTGATGAGGCCCTGCTGGTGCAGGACACCGTCACCGCCGTGGTGCAGATCAAGGGCAAGGTCCGGGCACGGCTGGAAGTTTCGGCCGACATCAGCGCCGAGGACCTGGAGGCCCTGGCACTGAAGGATGAGGCAGTGGTGCGTTACCTTGATGGTGCGGCCATCAACAAGGTGATCGTTCGTGCACCGAAACTCGTCAACGTGGTGCCGGCTTCCTAA
- a CDS encoding DegV family protein → MDASESHIRPPRATGPGGWMERLRPRRSRGTTESSTERKTVVPVGIVTDSAAALPDAWMAAHQRFVRMVPMPVMVNDQIFSEGSDDVPTELALGLAMGQPVRTSRPAPGTLLRAYRELAEAGVSEIISIHLSSKLSGTVEAARLAAASAPVPVRVVDSLTVALAQGFAVMATAERAATGASADELEALAQSAADNHVYFAVPSLEQLRKGGRIGTVASMLGTLLNVKPILSMRDGQIIAYEKVRTQSRTVARLVAIARAEAQARGPAVRMAVHYFGNLEAAEEIVHELAGASQFEVLAVPVPAVLGAHTGVGVLAVAIAGGQAPPVPKPVRAEPKPRAEPRPKAEPRPKNGARQRAEARKDSRHPGPVPPADPTP, encoded by the coding sequence ATGGACGCATCCGAGTCTCACATCCGACCGCCGCGGGCCACCGGCCCCGGCGGCTGGATGGAGCGCTTACGCCCGCGGCGCTCACGCGGCACCACCGAGAGCTCTACCGAGCGCAAAACGGTGGTGCCCGTGGGCATCGTGACGGATTCGGCCGCTGCCCTTCCGGACGCCTGGATGGCCGCGCACCAGCGTTTTGTGCGCATGGTGCCGATGCCGGTGATGGTCAACGACCAGATTTTCTCCGAAGGTAGCGACGATGTACCCACCGAGCTGGCCCTGGGCCTGGCCATGGGGCAGCCGGTACGCACCTCCCGCCCCGCACCGGGTACGCTGCTGCGCGCCTACCGGGAACTGGCCGAAGCCGGGGTCAGCGAGATTATTTCCATCCATCTCTCCTCGAAGCTCTCCGGAACGGTGGAGGCAGCGCGCCTAGCAGCTGCCTCCGCGCCGGTTCCGGTGCGCGTTGTTGATTCACTCACCGTTGCCCTGGCCCAGGGCTTCGCTGTGATGGCCACGGCCGAGCGTGCCGCGACCGGAGCAAGCGCCGATGAGCTCGAAGCGCTGGCACAATCCGCGGCCGATAATCACGTGTACTTCGCCGTGCCGTCTCTTGAGCAACTTCGTAAGGGCGGGCGGATTGGTACCGTTGCCTCAATGCTTGGCACGTTGCTCAACGTTAAGCCGATTTTGTCGATGCGCGATGGACAGATCATCGCGTATGAAAAGGTCAGAACCCAATCCCGCACCGTGGCCCGACTGGTGGCCATCGCCCGCGCCGAGGCTCAGGCTCGTGGGCCGGCGGTGCGGATGGCGGTACATTACTTCGGCAATCTTGAGGCCGCCGAGGAAATTGTCCATGAGCTGGCCGGTGCCTCGCAATTTGAGGTCCTGGCCGTCCCGGTGCCAGCGGTACTCGGTGCGCACACCGGTGTTGGAGTATTGGCCGTGGCCATCGCCGGTGGTCAGGCTCCACCGGTCCCCAAGCCCGTGCGGGCGGAACCCAAGCCTCGGGCCGAACCACGGCCCAAAGCCGAACCGCGACCCAAAAATGGAGCGCGGCAGCGCGCGGAGGCACGCAAAGATTCACGCCACCCTGGGCCAGTGCCGCCGGCGGATCCCACCCCCTAG
- a CDS encoding ComEA family DNA-binding protein, producing the protein MEYEQRANLGPVPGRWRVLVGRSAAIVLILGALSWIAVSLVFNPLPRAPDEAQSIPIAAAGTPEHIGSSASEAPPSAQESVPHASGGATVVIHLIGAVKKPGVYSLPLGSRVLDAVKRAGGLAPDAAPESINLAAELGDGQQIRIPHTGDSAAAPPAAASQSAVGSAPGGKLNINIANQSQLEELPGIGPALAVRILDFRTANGPFKNLAELDAVSGIGPALLGNLRDAVVFE; encoded by the coding sequence GTGGAATATGAGCAGCGAGCCAACCTGGGGCCGGTCCCCGGGCGTTGGCGTGTGCTCGTTGGCCGTTCCGCTGCCATCGTCCTGATCCTCGGCGCACTGTCCTGGATCGCTGTCTCCTTGGTCTTTAATCCCCTTCCACGTGCGCCGGATGAGGCGCAGTCGATTCCCATAGCCGCGGCCGGAACTCCGGAACACATAGGCAGTTCTGCTAGCGAAGCACCGCCGAGCGCGCAGGAATCGGTGCCTCATGCCAGCGGCGGCGCCACGGTCGTCATCCATCTCATCGGTGCCGTGAAGAAGCCGGGAGTCTATTCCCTCCCCTTGGGATCTCGAGTACTTGATGCCGTGAAGCGCGCCGGTGGGCTAGCTCCCGATGCTGCTCCGGAATCCATCAATCTGGCCGCCGAGCTCGGAGACGGACAACAAATCCGCATTCCACACACCGGGGACTCCGCAGCAGCGCCGCCAGCAGCCGCTTCGCAATCCGCAGTGGGAAGCGCGCCGGGCGGAAAACTCAATATCAACATCGCGAATCAAAGTCAGTTGGAAGAGCTTCCGGGCATCGGCCCGGCACTGGCGGTACGCATCCTTGATTTCCGTACCGCCAACGGACCCTTCAAGAATCTGGCGGAACTTGATGCCGTCAGTGGGATCGGCCCTGCCCTGCTGGGAAATTTGCGTGATGCGGTGGTGTTCGAATGA